A genomic segment from Neobacillus sp. YX16 encodes:
- a CDS encoding ROK family protein — MNATPKTLRTEILRNIRKSLLEVESATKVELSDKLGISFPTISKFLAQMEKEGELILVGLDDSSGGRRAKRYTYNPEYMLGLAIFLERTEINYIVFNCLGEVKDAGNTSNFLVDDGLTFITDCIEEIMEKYPKINSIAIGVPGSVDNGRIFYIPGYKPLQNFDLKGFLENRFSIPVVIENDVNAAVLGYHDSKGIKKNNSLIYLYSGQNGPGAGIMVNGVVVRGSTNFSGEVSFVPQYDERNFGQALESGNRSKKAIISKENEIDAISRLVASFAAIINPHAIIFCDDEVNQFIIDQIVERSSKYIPGEHLPDLLMSDWKQDYLLGLQSLGLDLMITDMSS; from the coding sequence GTGAATGCTACTCCAAAAACGCTGAGAACGGAAATCCTTCGTAATATTCGTAAATCTCTTTTAGAAGTTGAAAGTGCAACCAAAGTTGAACTAAGCGATAAATTAGGAATTAGTTTCCCTACAATAAGTAAATTCTTAGCACAGATGGAAAAAGAAGGTGAACTTATTTTAGTCGGCCTTGATGATTCTAGTGGTGGAAGAAGGGCAAAAAGATATACATACAATCCGGAATACATGCTAGGGTTGGCCATTTTTTTAGAGAGAACAGAGATAAATTATATTGTTTTTAACTGTTTAGGAGAGGTGAAGGATGCGGGAAATACCTCAAACTTTTTAGTAGATGATGGTTTAACATTTATAACCGACTGTATTGAAGAGATAATGGAAAAATATCCGAAGATTAATTCTATAGCCATTGGTGTACCTGGTTCCGTTGATAATGGGCGAATCTTTTATATACCAGGTTATAAGCCTCTTCAGAACTTTGATTTAAAGGGATTCTTGGAAAATCGTTTCTCCATACCTGTTGTAATAGAGAATGATGTGAATGCGGCAGTGCTTGGTTATCACGATAGTAAGGGTATCAAAAAAAATAACTCTCTAATTTATTTATATTCAGGTCAAAATGGCCCAGGTGCAGGAATCATGGTAAATGGAGTTGTGGTGCGAGGCAGCACTAATTTTTCAGGTGAAGTTTCTTTCGTACCACAGTATGATGAACGAAATTTCGGGCAGGCTTTGGAAAGTGGAAACAGGTCTAAAAAAGCAATTATAAGTAAGGAAAATGAGATCGATGCCATTAGCAGATTAGTAGCTTCATTTGCAGCGATAATTAACCCTCACGCCATTATTTTTTGCGATGATGAAGTCAACCAATTTATCATAGACCAAATTGTAGAACGAAGCTCAAAGTATATTCCAGGGGAGCATCTTCCAGATCTTTTAATGAGTGATTGGAAACAAGACTATCTACTTGGATTACAAAGTCTTGGTCTTGACCTCATGATCACCGATATGAGCAGCTAA
- a CDS encoding MFS transporter — translation MATFFLVIIYLAFISLGLPDSLLGVSWSLMQSEFGARLETAGLLFMTIAGGTIISSFASGAVLKRFGTGIVTFVSVLMTAGALLGFHFAPSIFWLFICAIPLGLGAGAVDAGLNNYVASHYKAHHMSWLHCFWGVGATMGPVIMAQYISGQNSWRSGYLAIAGFQFVLVVILFLTLPLWNKVAGNNNEIAAAEHEKTNSGLNEANSKNQKPLQIRGVKLALLAFLFYCGAEATMGLWGSSFLVNVKELSVDVTAKWVSLYYAGITVGRFITGFITFKVSNRNLIRMGQIIALTGAALLFLPLPSAFSLVGFILVGLGLAPIFPCMLQETPIRFGQEHSQTIMGYQMAVAYTGSTFLPPLLGFIAANSTIGIFPFFIAGSIAIMLLGSEKLNGLLIRNDLLCRKGRNLI, via the coding sequence ATGGCTACATTCTTTTTAGTTATTATTTACTTAGCTTTTATCAGCTTAGGTTTACCAGATTCATTATTGGGAGTGTCATGGTCTTTGATGCAATCGGAATTTGGAGCACGGCTAGAAACTGCCGGATTGCTTTTTATGACCATTGCTGGAGGAACGATCATTTCCAGTTTTGCTAGCGGAGCTGTGCTTAAACGCTTCGGAACCGGCATTGTCACATTTGTCAGTGTCTTAATGACAGCCGGAGCATTGCTCGGCTTTCACTTTGCCCCTTCAATTTTTTGGTTATTTATTTGTGCGATACCACTTGGTTTAGGTGCGGGTGCAGTGGATGCTGGATTAAACAATTATGTAGCTTCCCATTACAAAGCCCACCATATGAGTTGGCTTCATTGTTTTTGGGGAGTAGGGGCTACAATGGGACCTGTAATTATGGCACAGTATATTTCTGGTCAAAATTCTTGGAGAAGCGGGTATCTTGCCATTGCAGGTTTTCAGTTTGTTTTAGTTGTTATTCTCTTCTTAACTTTGCCCTTATGGAACAAAGTTGCAGGAAACAACAATGAGATCGCAGCTGCGGAGCATGAAAAAACAAATAGTGGATTGAATGAAGCAAATTCTAAAAATCAAAAGCCCTTACAAATTAGGGGCGTGAAGCTAGCCTTACTAGCTTTCTTGTTTTATTGTGGAGCAGAAGCAACAATGGGACTTTGGGGAAGTAGTTTCCTGGTAAATGTTAAAGAATTATCCGTGGATGTCACAGCAAAATGGGTTTCCTTGTATTACGCAGGAATAACGGTCGGAAGATTTATAACAGGCTTTATTACCTTTAAAGTAAGTAACCGCAATCTCATTCGGATGGGGCAAATAATTGCATTGACTGGTGCCGCACTTCTATTCTTGCCATTGCCGTCCGCATTCTCGCTTGTAGGCTTTATTTTGGTCGGGCTAGGATTAGCACCTATTTTTCCATGTATGTTACAAGAGACACCAATCCGATTTGGACAGGAGCATTCTCAGACTATTATGGGGTATCAAATGGCTGTTGCTTATACAGGCAGCACGTTCTTGCCTCCTCTTCTTGGTTTCATTGCAGCAAACTCGACAATAGGAATTTTCCCGTTTTTCATTGCTGGTTCCATTGCAATCATGCTTTTGGGCTCTGAAAAGTTAAATGGACTATTGATCAGAAACGATTTATTATGCCGAAAAGGTAGGAATTTAATTTAA
- a CDS encoding cupin domain-containing protein, which produces MEKNSVKAYQEFSEERFTKRIIYKKGEATAFVLNFMPGQQLPVHKHPGTEVYLYVVTGTGTFIVDGQETPVSEADLVHVGSDEELAFNNNGSEPVSLYVVLNKVPSEQYAKNI; this is translated from the coding sequence ATGGAAAAAAATTCAGTTAAAGCCTATCAAGAGTTCAGCGAAGAAAGATTTACAAAACGTATTATTTACAAAAAAGGTGAGGCAACAGCGTTTGTATTAAATTTCATGCCTGGACAACAGCTTCCCGTTCATAAGCACCCTGGTACAGAAGTTTATCTTTATGTAGTCACTGGGACTGGCACCTTCATTGTCGATGGTCAGGAAACACCAGTATCAGAAGCCGATTTGGTTCATGTTGGCAGCGACGAAGAGCTTGCCTTTAACAATAATGGCAGTGAACCTGTCAGCTTATATGTTGTGTTAAATAAAGTACCTAGCGAACAATACGCGAAAAATATCTAA
- a CDS encoding MMPL family transporter produces MGKLGGLIYRHRKTMLAFWLLIIIISVVFAIKLPSVLSGNGFEYKGEYNETRMLLEKEYGQAKSSIILVFERKSSVNDRDWNQYIKETFEDLKNFDGSKSVTSPFDREGMIKDEVAYGLLAFDKKAEDLSTEIDQLNKILKNKQGLTVTMTGEPIIVQDLNIASQEDLAKAEMIGLPIALLVLVLAFGGLIAASIPIVIGVVSILTTMGAVFFFSYGTDLTIFILNIVPMIGLALSIDFALLLINRYKEELHTKSIREAIEISVATAGRSIIFSGLCVFIGLSALWFIQIDIFQNVALGGMAVVFISALCALTFLPALLAVIGTRINKFSILGLKDTKTSIWHRFAKFVMRRPVLMAGAALAILLAGLIPVAQMTMSIPGTESLPAKYPSRVAFETFEEHFISKDKRTEKKVSIVLETKGSILELNNLEKVSSLLDQLSKDKLVDTVVSPFSATGIQEEKTLSQLLIYGQKQQTAPILDYFVRDNKMLIEVYLKTTDHSAEAREWIRDWSSRDLGLTTHFGGAIKFEQEIFDEISEKAPYGLLLIVVSTFFILMAAFRSILIPLKAIIMNILSLCCTFGIVVWIFQQGHLGVEPADIALILPVFVFTLVFGLSMDYEVFLISRIQEFYLKTGDNTEATISGLTYTSKIITSAAAIMIVVTGAFAFTGVMPIKQLGVGIAIAIFIDATIVRMVLVPALMKLFGDWNWWFFGLKNKVQSKERKRPA; encoded by the coding sequence TTGGGGAAACTTGGTGGACTCATATACCGTCACCGGAAAACGATGCTTGCATTTTGGCTGCTTATTATTATAATTTCAGTGGTTTTCGCCATAAAACTACCTTCCGTATTAAGCGGTAACGGCTTTGAATACAAAGGTGAATATAACGAAACAAGAATGCTCCTTGAAAAGGAATATGGACAAGCCAAATCGTCCATTATCCTTGTCTTCGAAAGAAAGAGTTCGGTTAATGATCGTGACTGGAATCAATATATCAAAGAAACCTTTGAAGATTTAAAAAACTTTGACGGTAGCAAAAGCGTGACAAGTCCTTTTGACCGCGAAGGAATGATAAAGGACGAAGTTGCCTATGGTCTGTTGGCTTTTGATAAAAAAGCAGAGGATCTCAGCACTGAGATTGATCAATTAAACAAGATTCTTAAAAATAAACAGGGATTAACCGTTACCATGACGGGTGAGCCAATTATTGTTCAAGACCTCAATATTGCCAGCCAAGAGGATTTAGCTAAAGCTGAAATGATTGGACTGCCGATTGCTTTACTTGTCTTAGTCCTTGCTTTCGGAGGTTTAATTGCAGCCTCCATTCCAATTGTTATCGGGGTTGTATCGATACTAACCACGATGGGTGCTGTTTTCTTTTTTAGTTATGGTACCGATTTGACCATTTTTATATTAAATATTGTCCCGATGATTGGACTCGCTTTAAGTATTGACTTTGCCTTATTACTAATAAACCGTTACAAAGAGGAATTACATACAAAATCCATTCGGGAAGCCATCGAAATAAGCGTAGCAACGGCTGGACGGTCGATTATTTTCTCAGGACTTTGTGTATTTATTGGCTTATCGGCTTTATGGTTTATTCAAATAGATATTTTTCAAAATGTTGCGCTAGGCGGCATGGCCGTTGTATTTATTTCAGCCCTTTGTGCCTTGACCTTTCTTCCTGCCTTATTGGCTGTAATAGGGACTAGAATAAATAAATTTAGCATCCTGGGATTAAAAGATACAAAAACTAGCATTTGGCATCGGTTTGCAAAATTTGTGATGAGGCGTCCGGTTCTTATGGCAGGGGCTGCCCTAGCCATCCTCCTTGCAGGTCTTATACCTGTTGCACAAATGACGATGTCGATTCCTGGGACCGAATCTCTTCCGGCTAAATATCCATCAAGAGTTGCATTTGAAACCTTTGAGGAGCATTTTATCTCTAAAGATAAACGCACTGAAAAGAAAGTATCTATCGTATTGGAAACAAAAGGAAGTATTCTAGAATTAAATAATCTTGAGAAGGTAAGCAGCTTACTTGATCAGCTTTCAAAGGATAAACTTGTTGATACAGTTGTTTCTCCCTTTTCCGCTACAGGTATACAGGAGGAGAAAACATTGTCTCAACTGCTCATATATGGACAAAAACAACAGACTGCTCCCATTCTAGACTACTTTGTTCGAGATAATAAAATGCTGATTGAGGTGTATTTAAAAACTACTGATCATTCCGCTGAAGCAAGGGAGTGGATTCGTGATTGGTCCTCCAGGGACTTGGGTTTGACCACCCATTTCGGAGGAGCAATAAAGTTTGAGCAAGAAATCTTTGATGAGATATCTGAAAAGGCTCCCTATGGATTGTTACTAATTGTTGTCTCAACCTTCTTCATTCTGATGGCAGCTTTTCGCTCAATCCTCATTCCACTGAAAGCCATAATAATGAATATATTAAGTCTTTGCTGTACGTTCGGAATAGTCGTCTGGATTTTCCAGCAGGGGCATCTAGGAGTAGAGCCTGCAGATATTGCATTAATATTACCCGTTTTTGTATTTACCCTTGTCTTTGGGCTATCAATGGATTATGAGGTGTTTTTGATATCGAGGATTCAAGAGTTTTATTTAAAAACAGGAGATAATACCGAGGCTACGATATCGGGGTTAACGTACACTAGTAAAATTATCACCTCTGCCGCCGCGATTATGATTGTGGTAACAGGTGCTTTTGCCTTTACAGGCGTCATGCCGATTAAGCAGCTTGGTGTCGGTATCGCGATTGCGATTTTCATTGACGCCACTATTGTTAGAATGGTCCTTGTGCCAGCTTTGATGAAATTATTCGGGGATTGGAACTGGTGGTTTTTTGGACTTAAGAATAAAGTACAATCGAAGGAAAGAAAGAGGCCAGCATAA
- a CDS encoding sugar-binding transcriptional regulator codes for MDREKLSKVIEAAKLYYLLDYNQNEIAKILGISRPTVSRLLQQAKSEGIVQITIMDPTEDVENLALQLEKKFNLKKVIVASIPQFENHIIKNYLGEKAAQYLHEIVKDHDIIGVTWGTTLYHIAVELKQKFVKDVKVVQLKGGVSHAETNTYASEILYLFGKAYNTTPHNLPLPAIVDHVVVKQAMEADRHIHKILELGKKANIAVFTMGSIKKDSLLFQMGYFTESDQKALNEKAVGDICSRFFDKEGEVCNESLNERTLGVKLEDLRDKEYSILVAGGPNKIEGIYGALKGNYANVLITDQFSAKFLLDKK; via the coding sequence GTGGACCGAGAGAAACTAAGTAAAGTAATAGAAGCAGCAAAACTATATTACTTATTGGATTATAATCAAAACGAAATTGCGAAGATACTGGGTATTTCACGCCCAACAGTGTCCCGTTTATTACAGCAGGCCAAAAGCGAGGGAATCGTCCAAATCACTATTATGGACCCAACCGAGGATGTTGAAAATTTAGCTCTTCAGTTAGAAAAAAAGTTCAACTTGAAAAAAGTAATCGTTGCGTCTATTCCGCAATTTGAAAATCATATTATTAAAAATTACCTTGGTGAAAAAGCGGCCCAATATCTACATGAAATTGTAAAGGATCATGACATTATTGGAGTAACTTGGGGAACTACGTTATACCATATTGCCGTTGAGCTAAAACAGAAATTTGTCAAAGATGTTAAGGTTGTTCAGTTAAAAGGCGGAGTCAGCCATGCTGAAACGAATACATATGCGTCTGAAATTCTGTACCTTTTTGGAAAAGCATATAATACTACACCACATAATCTTCCTTTGCCGGCGATTGTGGACCATGTTGTCGTAAAGCAGGCGATGGAGGCTGACCGGCATATTCATAAAATCCTAGAGCTTGGCAAAAAGGCCAATATCGCAGTGTTCACGATGGGTTCGATTAAAAAGGACTCTCTATTGTTTCAAATGGGATATTTTACAGAAAGTGATCAAAAGGCCTTAAATGAAAAAGCGGTTGGGGACATTTGTTCACGTTTCTTTGATAAAGAGGGGGAAGTGTGTAATGAAAGTTTGAACGAAAGAACACTGGGAGTGAAATTAGAGGATTTACGGGACAAAGAATATTCGATACTTGTCGCCGGCGGACCGAATAAAATTGAGGGCATCTACGGTGCATTAAAGGGGAATTATGCCAATGTGTTAATAACAGACCAATTCTCGGCAAAGTTCCTACTTGATAAAAAATAA
- the deoC gene encoding deoxyribose-phosphate aldolase translates to MTINVTKMIDHTLLKADATKEEIVKLVEEAKKYSFASVCVNPTWVKISADMLKDTPEVKVCTVIGFPLGASTPETKAFETRNAIENGANEIDMVINIGALKDKQDELVEKDIKAVVEAAKGKALTKVIIETCLLTKEEKVRACELSVKAGADFVKTSTGFSTGGATVEDIRLMRETVGPEIGVKASGGVRSREDALAMIEAGATRIGASSGVSISKGEISQSNY, encoded by the coding sequence ATGACTATAAATGTGACTAAAATGATTGATCATACATTATTAAAGGCCGATGCTACTAAGGAAGAAATCGTGAAGTTAGTGGAAGAGGCTAAGAAATATTCCTTCGCTTCCGTATGTGTCAATCCAACTTGGGTAAAAATATCAGCAGATATGCTTAAAGATACACCAGAAGTAAAAGTATGTACGGTAATTGGATTTCCTTTAGGAGCATCTACACCAGAAACCAAAGCATTTGAAACAAGAAATGCGATAGAAAATGGTGCAAATGAAATCGATATGGTGATCAATATCGGTGCACTCAAAGATAAACAAGATGAATTAGTAGAAAAAGATATCAAAGCAGTGGTTGAAGCAGCGAAAGGTAAAGCACTTACAAAGGTAATTATCGAGACATGTCTATTAACGAAAGAAGAAAAAGTAAGAGCATGTGAACTCTCAGTTAAGGCTGGAGCCGATTTTGTAAAAACCTCTACTGGATTTTCAACCGGCGGAGCAACTGTTGAAGATATTCGTCTAATGCGTGAAACCGTTGGACCTGAAATAGGTGTAAAAGCTTCTGGAGGCGTTCGCAGCCGTGAGGATGCACTTGCAATGATTGAAGCAGGGGCTACTCGAATCGGTGCAAGTTCTGGAGTGTCAATCAGTAAAGGTGAAATTTCTCAAAGCAATTATTAA
- a CDS encoding DUF1427 family protein: MKETVLALVAGLIVGIIFKFMKLPLPAPPVFSAVVGVFGVYFGGVIASWMVKFFQG, translated from the coding sequence ATGAAAGAAACAGTATTAGCATTAGTTGCTGGTTTAATTGTAGGGATCATATTTAAATTTATGAAGCTTCCATTACCTGCACCTCCAGTGTTTTCTGCAGTAGTTGGCGTTTTCGGTGTTTATTTTGGCGGAGTTATTGCTAGTTGGATGGTTAAATTTTTCCAAGGGTAA
- a CDS encoding cytidine deaminase → MDEKKLLEEAVKAREFAYVPYSKFKVGAALKAKDGKVFHGCNIENASYGMTNCAERTALFSAYSEGVTQFDTLVVVADTDRPVPPCGACRQVISELCDPEMEVILTNIKGDVQRFLVKELLPGAFSPNDLK, encoded by the coding sequence ATGGATGAAAAAAAACTTTTGGAAGAAGCAGTCAAGGCAAGAGAGTTTGCCTATGTGCCGTATTCAAAATTTAAGGTTGGAGCTGCTCTTAAAGCAAAAGATGGGAAAGTATTTCATGGATGTAATATCGAAAATGCATCATATGGAATGACAAACTGTGCGGAAAGAACAGCTTTATTTTCGGCATACTCTGAAGGTGTCACTCAGTTTGATACGCTAGTTGTGGTGGCGGATACTGATCGGCCAGTTCCACCTTGTGGTGCCTGCAGGCAGGTAATTTCAGAGCTTTGTGACCCTGAGATGGAAGTTATCCTTACGAACATAAAGGGTGATGTCCAAAGATTCCTAGTTAAGGAACTTCTTCCTGGCGCATTTTCTCCAAATGATTTAAAATAA
- a CDS encoding response regulator, with the protein MQTKEETMRSNNKLFISIIDNDEMVQSLLVKILNLMNIDHFEIYIKAYDDGVQFFESNNLEEAGEHLLILDGVMPNMDGIEILQKVKSTRSNVYVLMLSGRKSQSEIEKALKLGADDYVTKPFSIKELQARVLQIIQRMK; encoded by the coding sequence ATGCAAACGAAAGAGGAAACCATGAGAAGTAATAATAAATTGTTTATATCTATCATTGATAATGATGAAATGGTTCAATCACTGCTGGTAAAGATTCTCAATTTGATGAATATAGACCACTTTGAGATTTATATTAAAGCATATGACGATGGTGTTCAATTTTTTGAATCAAACAACCTGGAAGAAGCCGGGGAACACCTCTTGATTCTGGATGGTGTTATGCCAAATATGGACGGTATTGAGATTCTGCAAAAAGTAAAAAGTACACGAAGTAATGTTTATGTATTAATGCTTTCAGGCAGAAAAAGTCAATCTGAAATTGAAAAGGCACTTAAACTAGGAGCTGATGATTATGTTACGAAACCGTTTAGTATTAAGGAACTCCAGGCAAGAGTTCTACAAATCATTCAAAGGATGAAGTAA
- a CDS encoding HEAT repeat domain-containing protein: protein MINQEVIFLSIITLSLLSLLFILLLYLLTRKFNDIKKRRKIENYKNKIYPKVLSIIAEGDLVRGIRFEKKALKQKAIEELLSKYVKILEGEEEKKRLSELATLWLEDDYRKRLKSKRWSQRMNALYHIEDFHMVKLIDDVVLLSSKKNITHQETIHILRILASFQFSGLKDLLPNQYHYLSRYDYRSILTRLEHGLFDQFVLTFHKSPTPFKYAILDVISVKRAKEYRVFTENVFSTYQGELKLRALKALAEIGYVKDIEPCLEMLHSSKWQERMVAAKLIGSIKEEKGIPRLIELLHDQTWWVRSQAGQSIRQFPNGKAILQKVLETSKDAYARDMAWDWLHKGV, encoded by the coding sequence ATGATAAATCAAGAGGTTATATTCCTTTCTATAATTACTTTATCTCTTTTGTCTTTACTATTTATTTTATTGCTTTATTTGTTGACTCGGAAATTTAACGATATAAAAAAAAGAAGAAAGATTGAAAACTATAAAAATAAAATATATCCAAAAGTTCTTTCGATAATTGCTGAAGGCGACTTAGTCAGGGGAATAAGATTTGAAAAAAAAGCTTTAAAACAAAAAGCTATCGAAGAACTCCTTAGTAAGTATGTGAAAATTTTAGAGGGTGAAGAGGAAAAAAAGAGATTATCAGAATTGGCCACTCTTTGGCTAGAGGATGACTATCGGAAACGTCTTAAAAGCAAAAGATGGAGTCAGCGTATGAATGCTCTTTACCATATTGAGGATTTCCATATGGTAAAGCTAATAGACGATGTTGTTCTGTTATCTAGTAAGAAGAATATTACCCATCAAGAAACGATTCATATTCTGAGAATCCTTGCATCCTTTCAATTTAGCGGTTTAAAAGACTTACTTCCAAATCAATATCATTATTTATCTAGGTATGACTACCGAAGTATTTTAACCCGGTTAGAACACGGATTATTTGATCAGTTTGTATTAACTTTTCATAAAAGCCCCACTCCATTTAAATATGCCATTCTAGATGTTATTTCAGTGAAAAGAGCAAAAGAATATCGTGTATTTACCGAAAATGTCTTTTCAACCTATCAAGGTGAATTGAAGCTTCGTGCCTTAAAGGCTCTAGCGGAAATAGGCTATGTTAAAGATATAGAGCCATGCTTAGAAATGTTGCACTCTTCTAAATGGCAGGAGAGGATGGTGGCGGCAAAACTCATAGGTTCGATTAAGGAAGAGAAGGGTATTCCAAGATTAATTGAGCTGCTGCATGATCAGACTTGGTGGGTCCGTTCACAGGCAGGGCAATCGATTCGTCAGTTCCCTAATGGAAAGGCAATTTTGCAAAAAGTTTTAGAAACATCCAAGGATGCATATGCAAGAGATATGGCTTGGGATTGGCTGCATAAAGGAGTATAG
- a CDS encoding glycosyltransferase, whose protein sequence is MLNVQWLDIVSFFGWFIALYMVIVIIFYSVILIISTYQLRKDYQLDRIQAFEDYMDEFNTRPVSIIVPAYNEEAGIIQSVRSLLSVNYPTYEIIVVNDGSTDNTLKKMIDHYNMKEISRVVRKQVHTKPIKTIYQSSLLSNLFLIDKENGGKADALNVGLNFSHYPYFCSLDGDSVLEPDAFLKVMKPIIDSNEEVIASGGSVRIANGCEIKNGHILKIGLSNNPIVVMQIIEYLRAFLMGRIGLSRHNLLLIISGAFGVFSKHWTLEAGGYKTDTVGEDMELVVRIHRLLKERRVNKKIVYVPDPVCWTEVPEDMTILRRQRRRWHRGLFESLWTHRGLTFNPKYGSIGMISFPYFWIVEFLGPIIELLGYLFMILCLFLGGVYIEFAILLFLLSCLYGSLFSMTAVLLEEWSLTKYPKVLDIVKLFLFSLTETIWYRPMTVFWRCEGIWQMLIGDTSWGEMKRKGVSK, encoded by the coding sequence ATGTTAAATGTTCAATGGCTGGATATTGTTTCATTTTTTGGTTGGTTTATAGCATTATATATGGTCATTGTTATTATTTTCTATTCGGTTATATTAATTATTTCAACATATCAACTTCGAAAGGATTACCAATTAGACAGAATACAGGCTTTTGAGGATTACATGGATGAATTTAATACTAGACCTGTCTCGATTATTGTTCCTGCTTATAACGAGGAGGCAGGAATCATACAAAGTGTACGTTCTCTATTGAGCGTGAACTATCCAACTTATGAAATCATCGTGGTCAATGACGGGTCCACAGATAATACCTTAAAAAAGATGATTGATCATTATAATATGAAAGAAATAAGTAGAGTGGTACGTAAACAAGTTCATACAAAGCCGATTAAGACTATTTACCAATCTTCCTTACTTTCCAACCTATTCTTAATTGATAAAGAGAATGGCGGGAAAGCGGATGCTTTGAATGTAGGTCTTAATTTTTCACATTATCCCTACTTTTGCTCTCTAGATGGTGACTCGGTATTAGAGCCAGATGCATTTTTAAAGGTTATGAAACCGATTATTGATTCCAATGAAGAGGTGATAGCTTCTGGCGGCAGTGTGCGAATTGCGAATGGCTGTGAAATAAAGAACGGACATATTTTGAAAATTGGTCTTTCTAATAATCCTATCGTCGTCATGCAGATTATTGAATATCTACGTGCCTTTTTAATGGGAAGAATCGGTTTAAGCAGACATAATCTTCTTTTGATTATATCCGGTGCATTTGGCGTTTTTTCTAAACATTGGACGCTCGAGGCGGGAGGATATAAGACAGATACGGTTGGAGAAGACATGGAGTTAGTTGTGAGAATTCATCGTCTATTGAAAGAAAGGAGGGTAAATAAAAAGATTGTTTATGTTCCTGACCCGGTTTGTTGGACAGAAGTACCCGAAGATATGACGATCTTAAGAAGACAAAGGCGGCGCTGGCATAGAGGCCTCTTTGAAAGCTTATGGACACATCGTGGATTAACATTTAACCCCAAATACGGTTCCATTGGAATGATATCATTTCCATATTTTTGGATTGTTGAGTTTTTGGGACCAATAATTGAGCTTTTAGGTTACTTGTTTATGATTCTTTGCCTTTTTTTAGGCGGGGTTTATATTGAATTTGCTATATTATTATTTCTACTATCCTGTCTATATGGCTCACTTTTTTCAATGACAGCCGTTTTATTAGAAGAGTGGAGTTTAACAAAATACCCCAAAGTATTAGATATTGTAAAGCTCTTTTTATTCTCATTAACGGAAACGATCTGGTATCGGCCCATGACTGTCTTTTGGAGATGTGAGGGAATATGGCAGATGCTAATAGGGGATACGAGTTGGGGAGAAATGAAAAGAAAAGGTGTTTCAAAATGA
- the proC gene encoding pyrroline-5-carboxylate reductase has translation MNKKIGFIGAGKMAQAMIEGILKTNQVAKEDIIASAISDTTINKIQTTYRIAVTNNNKEVAMFSDILFLAIKPDLHTKIIEEIKSVISQDVIIITIAAGVALADIERDFGFKIKTVRTMPNTPSLVGEGMSAICPNDSISENEILEVERIFHTFSKTERMDEKLMDAIPAISGSSPAYVYMFIEALADGGVLQGIPRDKAYRLAAQAVLGAAKMVLETGSHPGVLKDNVCTPGGATIEAVSTLEKKQFRGSVLAAMESCTKKVKSLG, from the coding sequence GTGAATAAGAAGATTGGATTCATTGGTGCAGGAAAAATGGCTCAAGCAATGATTGAAGGGATCCTCAAAACAAATCAAGTAGCAAAAGAAGACATTATCGCTAGTGCTATTTCAGATACAACAATTAATAAAATTCAAACAACCTATCGAATAGCAGTCACCAATAATAATAAGGAAGTTGCCATGTTTTCAGATATCCTTTTTCTTGCAATAAAACCTGACTTACATACAAAAATCATTGAAGAAATAAAGAGTGTGATTAGTCAAGATGTGATCATAATAACGATTGCTGCAGGTGTTGCATTAGCTGATATTGAAAGGGATTTTGGTTTTAAAATCAAGACTGTTCGGACAATGCCCAATACCCCTTCGTTAGTAGGGGAAGGTATGAGTGCTATTTGTCCTAATGATAGCATTAGCGAAAATGAAATCCTGGAGGTAGAGAGGATTTTTCATACTTTTAGTAAAACCGAAAGAATGGATGAAAAATTAATGGATGCCATACCGGCAATAAGCGGATCATCACCTGCATATGTGTATATGTTCATTGAAGCACTGGCAGATGGAGGTGTTCTTCAGGGAATTCCAAGAGATAAAGCCTATCGTTTGGCTGCGCAGGCAGTCCTTGGTGCTGCTAAGATGGTACTAGAAACAGGCAGTCACCCCGGAGTACTTAAGGATAATGTTTGTACTCCTGGGGGGGCAACGATCGAAGCAGTATCTACACTGGAGAAAAAACAGTTTCGCGGGTCAGTCCTTGCAGCAATGGAAAGCTGTACAAAAAAGGTGAAATCACTAGGTTAA